A window of Candidatus Binataceae bacterium genomic DNA:
GGGTTCATGATGGGCACCCGCAGCGGCGATCTAGATCCGGGGCTCATTCTCTATCTGCTCCGCGAGAAAGGGTACGACGCGGAGCACCTCGACGAAGCGGTGAATCGTGCCGCCGGGCTGCTCGGTGTATCCGGAGTCAGCTCCGATATGCGCACCCTCAAGGAGTCACGCGATCCGCGTGCAGAACTGGCCCGCCAGATGTTTGGCTACCAGCTGCGCAAGCAGATCGGAGCGATGGCAGCGGCGCTGGAAGGAATCGACACGCTGGTGTTCACGGGAGGAATCGGCGAACACGACGCGGAGTTGAGATGGGAGGTATGCAGAGGACTGCGGCACCTGGGAATCGAAATCGACAGCCAGCGCAACGCCGCCAACGAAGATCCGATCAGCAGCACCGGCAGCGAATGCATGGTGCGCGTCATTCCCACCAACGAAGACCTAGTAATCGTCCGCCACACCCGTGCTGTCGTCGGCACCGCCGAGAGCGCGAAAGGACCGTTGTGAGCGTGGGTGCCGTGTGGCGCAGAATCCTGGTGCCGATTCAGTTTTCTCGACGCCTGCCGGGCGCCGAACTTGAGCTCGCACGCTCGATTGCGCGCACCAACCACGCAAAGATTGTGTTGCTGCACGTCGTGCCCCTGTCTTCTGCGGTCTCGGCGGATGCGAGCCTTGCCGCGCAGTACTTCATGGAGGCAGAGAAAGATGCCCAGCTGAAGCTGCGCAAAATCGCACAGAGCAAGCTTAAAAGTTTCGACGTCGAGATCGTCGTCGAGGTCGGTAATCCGGCGACCAGGATCGTGACGCAGGCGGCCAAGCTGCACGCTGACCTGCTGATAATCGCGACCCACGGGCGCACCGGGATCAAACGCTACTTGCTGGGCAGCGTCGCAGAGCACCTAGTTGCGCGTTGTCCCTGCCCTCTGCTCACCATTCGCCCGAGAAACGAGCACTAAAAACGCGAGGCTTCCCTTTGGACCGTCGGCTGCGTTCGCGCTTTCGCACCCCACCGTGGAGTGCGCGGGCGCCGTTGTTCTGTCGGGCGCGTGATGATACGCAGATCAAAGCTGTGAGAGCGAGACGAGCGCCGTGATCAGATCGAGCAAACGAACCACCACCCCGGTGAGAACCCGCCACCCGGCCGAGAAGCGCAAGCGGGGACGGCGCCCCATTCCGATGTTGC
This region includes:
- a CDS encoding universal stress protein → MSVGAVWRRILVPIQFSRRLPGAELELARSIARTNHAKIVLLHVVPLSSAVSADASLAAQYFMEAEKDAQLKLRKIAQSKLKSFDVEIVVEVGNPATRIVTQAAKLHADLLIIATHGRTGIKRYLLGSVAEHLVARCPCPLLTIRPRNEH